AATGTGGGCTTTGCTCCTAATTCGACAAATATCTCGTAGCCTTGTTGGTGCAGCGTCGCAATACTGTCAGCAAATTTTACACTTGAACGTAAGTGTTCACACCAATACTCAGCATTGATGGCTGTGGGCGAGAGTTTTTCGCCAGTCACGTTAGATATAATATCGATTTGTGCTGAGTTGTAAGTGACTGTCGCTGCCACTTGTTGAAATTCTGCCAATATTGGCTGCATCAGTGGCGAGTGGAAGGCATGAGATGTTTGCAGTCTAGTGGTTTTGATACCTGCGGCTTTGAGGGTAGCAGAGATTGCTTGTATGGCTTGACTATCACCGGAGATGACTGTATTGTTCGGGCTGTTATAGGCTGCGATGCCTACGGCGGGCTTTGCCAACGCTACTTGGCTTTCATCAATGTTTACAATATTGTTGATCTCATCTGCCGATGCCATGACTGCAACCATTTCCCCTGTGGTTGGTAAGCCTTGCATCAAGCGCCCCCTAATAGCAATCAGTTTGAGTCCATCTTCAAGGCTGAAGACTCCGGCAATACAGGCTGCTACATATTCGCCGACGCTATGTCCAATCAGGGCGTTAGGTTTGACTCCCCAACTTTGCCACAATTGATACAGGCTGTATTCTAAGGCGAATAGTGCTGGCTGTGTGTAAGCTGTCTGGTCAATCAGTGATGTTTGTCTGTCTGAGGGATAAAGGATGTTGATAATTGATTCTTCCAGATATGGGCGTAAGATTTCGTCACATTTTTGTAGAGTTTGGCGAAATACGGGTGCTTGTTCATAAAATTGCCGCCCCATGCCTATATACTGAGAACCTTGCCCTGTAAATAAGAATGCTATTTTCTGACGCTTACGACCAGTGATTTTGCCACTGACTAAACTTGCAATTTTTTCGTTGGCAACAAAAGCATTTAATTGTTCACGCAGATGTAAATTAGATGCAGCAACAACAGATAACCGATAATCGAAACGCGTTCTGCTGGTGTTGGCTGTAAAACAGATATCAGCTAATGATGCTTGGGAATTTTTACTTAAAAACTTTTCGTATTTTTGCGCTAGTTCTCGTAAGGCCGTCTCATTTTTCGCTGACAATGTTAGCAAATGCCAGTCACGTTCAACTTCAGATATAACTGGCGTTTGTACTGGTGCTTCTGCCAACACGACATGAGCATTAGTTCCACCGAAACCAAAAGAACTCACACCAGCCAAGCGAGGTTTTGTACTTCTCAACCAAGCAGTAGGTTCGGTAGGTATTGTTACCGCTGGCAATTCTGCCCAATTAATATAAGGACTAGGTTCTTGAAAATGCAGATTAGGAGGAATTGTTTCATGCTGCAATGCCAATACTACTTTAATTAAACCTGCCATGCCTGCGGCTGCTTCCAAATGCCCAATATTAGTCTTGACTGAACCAATAAATAGCGGTTCGTCTTGAAGTCTTTGTTTAGCAAATACTGCTCCCAAAGCCCGAACTTCAATCGGATCTCCCAAAGATGTGCCTGTACCATGTGCTTCTACATAGCTGATGTCTGCTGGTATAACTCCCGCATTATCCAAAGCTTTTTGAATAACTATTTGTTGTGCCGGGCCATTAGGGGCCGTTAGTCCATTGCTAAGACCATCTTGGTTAACTGCTGACCCTTTGATCACACCAATAATTTTATCTCCATCCTTACAAGCATCTGCAAGACGTTTGAGGACAACTACACCACAGCCCTCACCCCGAACATAACCATCAGCGTTTTTATCAAACGTTTTACAACTGCCATCAGGAGACATCATCCGCGCATGGGAAAGAGTGATACTGACATCTGTAGTCAAAACTATGTTGACTCCTCCAACTATACAGAGGTCAGTTTCTTGAAGTCGTAGACTTTGGCAAGCATAGTGTACTGCTACCAACGAGGAAGAACAAGCCGTATCTATAGCTACGCTGGGGCCACGAAGATCCAGCAAATATGATAGACGATTAGCAGCAACACTATTAGAAGTGCCAGTGGCGCTGTAAGCGTTTAGAGCAGCTAAATCACTGCAAACATAGTTATGGTAATCATACGATCCAATCCCGATAAACACACCAGTTTGCGTGCCAGCTAATTTGTCTGGTATGATCCCGGCGTTTTCTAGTGCTTCCCAAGCTACTTCCAGTACTAATCTCTGCTGAGGATCTATGTGTTCCGTTTCACGAGGAGAAATATTAAAGAAGCTGGCATCAAATTTTTCAATATCTTCTACAAAGCCTCCCCAGCGAGTATTCATTTTCGCGGGTGTGGTTGGATTAGGGTCATAGAAAGCATCAGCTTCCCATCGTTCTGGGGGTACTTTAGTAACAGCATTCACTCCTTGATGTAACAACTCCCAGAAAGATTCGGGATCTTTAGCACCAGGAAAGCGACAACCCATGCCAATAATTGCTATTGTTTCCATCTTAGTCGCACCTCTGATTGATATTTTTACAGCAGAATTCAGCCATTCAGGAGCGGAGCGTCTCCGGCTTTGTCAAGGCGTTACATATAATTCAGAAGAAAACAAGCTTTATACCTGACTTTGAGACCTATATTGTGTACTCAATCAACTTGAAATCTGCTGTATCTGAAGATCAAGGCTGATGCTTGATAAGTTATGGCAAATACAATTTACATATTTATAACTTGGGGAAAACTCATCAAACCTCCTCCCCGCCTACATGGAAAAATTAAATGGTATCAACTAAATTGTTAGCTAAAGCTTCAATTGTGGGGTAATCATACAACAATGTAGGAGATAAACTTCGATTTAGCCAAGTTTCCATATCTCCAACCAAACCCACTGCTGCTGATGAATCTAAACCGTAACGTACAAAAGGTATTTTGATGTCTATTTCTTCTGATTCCATTTCTAACAGTTCTGCTAGATAGGAAACTAACCAAGCTTGAATTGTTGCTAGAGTTAGTTGTTTTGAGGACACTTCTACATTGTTATTTAATTCGTCTGCACTGACTGATGTCTGGATTTGAAATGCTGAAAATTTTTGAGTATTCATAGTTTGTGGTAACTTGGGTTTAGATTTACTAAGAAAATTTGTAATTAGCAAATATTACCTTGGTATTTTTTGCGTTTTTAGTTTTTCAAGAGATTACCAAAATTAACAAATGCTAATAGACGAATGTCACTAAGAAAACGTGAAATCTCGCTAGGGCAGGGTGTTGGGGGTAGGGTTGCAGGTTCGTGTTTAAGACAATTAAACTTTAGTTGCGTCAAGGAGTTCAACATTT
This region of Nostoc sp. UHCC 0302 genomic DNA includes:
- a CDS encoding acyl carrier protein, whose product is MNTQKFSAFQIQTSVSADELNNNVEVSSKQLTLATIQAWLVSYLAELLEMESEEIDIKIPFVRYGLDSSAAVGLVGDMETWLNRSLSPTLLYDYPTIEALANNLVDTI